In a single window of the Trichoderma breve strain T069 chromosome 6, whole genome shotgun sequence genome:
- a CDS encoding acetyltransferase (GNAT) domain-containing protein yields the protein MTAAFRLRPGSAADLVHAVRLYDACLGSDKLVSLLFPAKKDDPAAYKKYLYRLYAKRYWSVEWMFTFVVKEGGDAVGGSEVVGFACWKKPKTEISFSERWFTLFAWIAPVMRAFITLQNKIAPPNVDFHVALAFDRCFPPVEKAVFAGKQPEEWWYLSTLAVHPSAQGQGLGALLMAEGLTMADEFQEKQAVVVKAEGKARGKVWLIGLRGTDTFYSRFGFGEVGRANVGELSEWDGGLVMFRE from the exons ATGACAGCAGCATTCCGCCTCCGCCCCGGATCCGCCGCCGATCTCGTCCACGCCGTCCGTCTCTACGACGCCTGCCTCGGATCCGACAAGCTAGTGTCCCTCCTGTTCccagccaagaaggacgatCCCGCAGCATACAAGAAGTATCTCTACAGACTGTACGCGAAGCGCTACTGGTCCGTCGAATGGATGTTTACCTTTGTCGTCAAGGAGGGCGGCGATGCGGTTGGTGGGAGCGAAGTCGTCGGCTTTGCGTGCtggaagaagcccaagactgAGATTAGTTTTAGCGAGCGCTGGTTTACTTTAT TTGCATGGATCGCCCCCGTCATGCGCGCATTCATAACCCTCCAAAACAAGATCGCGCCCCCCAACGTCGACTTCCACGTCGCCCTCGCCTTCGACCGCTGCTTCCCACCCGTCGAAAAGGCCGTCTTCGCGGGCAAGCAGCCCGAAGAGTGGTGGTATCTCAGCACCCTGGCCGTGCACCCTTccgctcaaggccaaggtctGGGCGCTCTGCTCATGGCTGAAGGACTGACAATGGCCGACGAGTTTCAGGAGAAGCAGgccgtcgtcgtcaaggcggagggcaaggcaaggggaAAGGTCTGGCTGATTGGGCTCAGGGGCACGGATACCTTTTACTCAAGGTTTGGTTTCGGCGAGGTGGGCAGGGCGAATGTTGGCGAGTTGAGCGAGTGGGACGGCGGTCTTGTCATGTTTCGAGAGTAA